A genomic segment from Thermotoga neapolitana DSM 4359 encodes:
- the ftsH gene encoding ATP-dependent zinc metalloprotease FtsH, whose protein sequence is MNRSSIWNLLFTILIIVSLFWLARFFYIESSPVSKLSYTSFVQMVEDDRGLVSEVVIRDDGVLRVYTKDGRVYEVDAPWVVNDSQFIEKLVSKGVKVSGERSGSSSFWINVLGTLIPTILFIIVWLFIMRSLSGRNSQAFTFTKSRATMYKPSGSKRVTFKDVGGADEAIEELKEVVEFLKDPSKFNRIGARMPKGILLVGPPGTGKTLLARAVAGEANVPFFHISGSDFVELFVGVGAARVRDLFAQAKAHAPCIVFIDEIDAVGRHRGAGLGGGHDEREQTLNQLLVEMDGFDSKEGIIVMAATNRPDILDPALLRPGRFDKKIVVDPPDMLGRKKILEIHTRNKPLAEDVDLEILAKRTPGFVGADLENLVNEAALLAARDGREKITMKDFEEAIDRVIAGPARKSRLISPKEKRIIAYHEAGHAVVSTVVPNGELVHRISIIPRGYKALGYTLHLPEEDKYLVTKNELLDKLTALLGGRAAEEVVFGDVTSGAANDIERATEIARNMVCQLGMSEELGPLAWGKEEQEVFLGKEITRLRNYSEEVASKIDEEVKKIVTNCYERAKEIIRKYRKQLDNIVEILLEKETIEGEELRKILSEEFEKVVE, encoded by the coding sequence TTGAACAGGTCTAGTATCTGGAATCTATTGTTTACGATTCTCATAATAGTCTCTCTGTTCTGGCTCGCAAGATTTTTCTACATCGAAAGTTCTCCCGTTTCCAAGCTGAGTTACACGAGTTTTGTTCAGATGGTGGAGGACGATAGAGGACTGGTATCCGAAGTGGTCATCAGGGACGATGGAGTGTTGAGGGTTTACACCAAAGACGGAAGGGTTTACGAAGTTGACGCTCCATGGGTGGTGAACGACTCACAGTTCATCGAAAAACTCGTCTCGAAAGGAGTAAAAGTTTCCGGTGAAAGAAGTGGCAGCAGTTCCTTCTGGATAAACGTCCTGGGAACTCTCATACCGACGATTCTCTTCATAATCGTCTGGCTCTTCATAATGAGGAGTCTTTCTGGTAGAAACAGTCAGGCTTTCACCTTCACAAAGAGCAGGGCAACCATGTACAAACCTTCTGGAAGCAAGAGAGTCACCTTCAAGGATGTGGGTGGAGCAGACGAGGCGATAGAAGAATTAAAAGAAGTCGTGGAATTTCTGAAAGACCCATCGAAGTTCAACAGAATCGGAGCCAGAATGCCGAAAGGAATTCTACTCGTTGGACCACCGGGTACCGGAAAAACTCTCCTTGCCAGGGCCGTTGCCGGTGAAGCGAACGTTCCATTTTTCCACATCAGTGGATCCGACTTTGTAGAACTCTTCGTCGGAGTTGGAGCGGCAAGAGTGAGGGATCTTTTTGCACAGGCGAAAGCCCACGCTCCCTGTATCGTCTTCATCGATGAGATAGATGCGGTGGGAAGACACAGAGGAGCGGGTCTTGGTGGGGGACACGATGAAAGGGAGCAAACGCTGAACCAACTCCTCGTGGAGATGGACGGTTTTGACTCGAAAGAAGGAATCATAGTCATGGCCGCCACGAACAGACCGGACATCCTTGACCCGGCCCTCCTGAGACCTGGAAGGTTCGACAAAAAGATCGTGGTGGATCCACCTGATATGCTTGGAAGAAAAAAGATACTGGAAATACACACAAGGAACAAACCCCTCGCTGAGGATGTCGATTTGGAGATCCTCGCAAAGAGAACCCCTGGTTTTGTGGGCGCCGATCTGGAAAACCTTGTCAACGAAGCAGCGCTTCTTGCGGCAAGAGATGGAAGAGAAAAGATCACGATGAAAGATTTCGAAGAGGCGATAGACAGGGTGATAGCCGGTCCTGCTAGAAAATCCCGTCTCATTAGTCCAAAAGAAAAGCGCATCATCGCATACCATGAGGCAGGGCACGCAGTTGTCTCAACCGTTGTTCCCAACGGAGAACTCGTTCACAGAATCTCGATAATTCCAAGAGGTTACAAAGCACTCGGATACACTCTTCATCTTCCAGAGGAAGACAAGTATCTTGTTACGAAAAATGAACTCCTCGACAAGCTCACCGCCTTGCTCGGGGGAAGGGCAGCGGAAGAAGTGGTCTTCGGAGATGTGACGAGTGGAGCAGCCAACGATATAGAGAGGGCAACCGAGATCGCCAGAAACATGGTGTGCCAGCTTGGTATGAGTGAAGAACTCGGTCCCCTTGCCTGGGGCAAGGAAGAGCAGGAGGTCTTCCTTGGAAAGGAGATCACACGTCTGAGAAACTACAGTGAAGAAGTGGCGAGCAAAATCGATGAGGAAGTGAAAAAGATCGTGACGAACTGCTACGAGCGTGCAAAAGAGATCATAAGAAAGTACAGAAAACAACTTGACAACATTGTGGAAATTCTTCTGGAAAAAGAGACCATTGAGGGAGAAGAGCTCAGGAAGATCCTCTCTGAGGAGTTTGAAAAGGTGGTGGAATGA
- the tilS gene encoding tRNA lysidine(34) synthetase TilS: MIGEGDIVLVAVSGGIDSMTLLYILKKLSPLLKIEVLGAHLDHRIRESSERDRKFVEDICRQWNVPVETAVVDVPALWKGSGKTLEEVAREVRYSFLEKVAKKLGATKIALAHHKNDLLETVLHRLVRGTGPLGIACIPVKREKYIRPFLVFKRSEIEDYAQKQKIPFVVDETNYDIKYTRNFIRHRVVPLLKKLNPNVEDAVYRLVSISFMLREFVEETVQNFVKEKVHFYKDFAVFEEPKNQFLFLEVTRWVLKTLYGRTPDYEKLIESLKSRRVELWKDVFVERSFGYGAVGKTLFKKKYRLEVKDGIFDIEGFKIKVNLHGIERAFWLRNRRKGDRIIINGSEEKLKDIFIEKKVPVFYRDRVPLLVDEQGRVLWVPGIAFSDEFPPEVNVELLEFPIGYVKGGTSFEQV; encoded by the coding sequence TTGATCGGTGAAGGTGACATTGTTCTCGTTGCCGTCTCCGGTGGAATAGATTCGATGACCCTCCTGTACATCCTGAAGAAACTCTCCCCCCTTTTGAAGATCGAAGTTCTGGGTGCTCATCTCGATCACAGAATAAGAGAAAGTTCAGAAAGGGACAGAAAATTCGTAGAAGACATCTGTCGTCAATGGAACGTTCCTGTGGAAACTGCTGTTGTGGACGTTCCTGCACTGTGGAAGGGCTCTGGAAAGACTCTGGAAGAAGTGGCAAGAGAGGTGAGGTACAGTTTTCTTGAGAAAGTGGCAAAAAAACTCGGGGCAACAAAGATCGCTCTTGCTCATCACAAGAACGATCTTTTGGAAACAGTCCTTCACAGACTGGTGAGAGGCACCGGCCCTCTGGGAATTGCTTGTATTCCGGTGAAGAGAGAAAAGTACATAAGGCCCTTTCTTGTTTTCAAGAGATCTGAGATAGAGGACTACGCTCAAAAACAGAAGATCCCGTTCGTCGTGGATGAAACGAACTACGACATCAAATACACCAGAAACTTCATAAGACACAGGGTTGTTCCTCTTCTCAAGAAACTAAACCCGAACGTAGAAGATGCTGTTTACAGACTGGTTTCGATCAGTTTCATGTTGAGAGAATTCGTTGAGGAGACTGTTCAGAACTTCGTGAAAGAAAAAGTTCATTTTTACAAGGATTTTGCCGTCTTCGAAGAGCCGAAGAACCAGTTCCTGTTTCTTGAAGTCACAAGATGGGTGCTGAAAACCCTCTATGGAAGAACACCGGATTACGAAAAGTTAATAGAATCGTTGAAATCAAGAAGGGTTGAGCTCTGGAAAGATGTGTTTGTGGAAAGATCGTTTGGATACGGGGCGGTGGGGAAAACTCTGTTCAAAAAGAAGTACAGGTTGGAGGTGAAAGATGGCATTTTCGACATCGAAGGGTTTAAAATAAAGGTGAACCTCCACGGAATTGAACGTGCGTTCTGGCTCAGAAATAGAAGAAAAGGTGATAGAATTATAATCAACGGCTCGGAAGAAAAACTGAAGGACATTTTCATTGAAAAGAAAGTGCCAGTGTTTTACCGGGACAGAGTGCCCCTGCTCGTTGACGAACAGGGCAGGGTTCTCTGGGTACCGGGGATCGCATTTTCAGACGAGTTTCCACCGGAAGTGAACGTGGAACTTTTAGAATTTCCGATCGGTTACGTGAAAGGAGGTACGAGTTTTGAACAGGTCTAG
- the proC gene encoding pyrroline-5-carboxylate reductase gives MKVSVIGVGNMGSIFAEKLSEKAEKVLLVEKVPEKLARFKREPFEIVDIETAKLSDYIVLAVKPQDASSILEKLKGYSGVLISIVAGLKISTIEEYGILKVARVMPNVGVRVKEGVLAVSYSEKVRSEEKEGVKSLLESLGLVVEIEEKHFPAITALTGSGPAFVFVMTEAFLDAALKMGLSFEVARDLVYKLFEGSARLLFETKEHPAVWKHRVTSPAGTTIEGIVAMEKSAVRGGIIESLLASHRKALELEGK, from the coding sequence ATGAAGGTATCCGTTATCGGTGTTGGAAACATGGGGTCTATCTTTGCAGAGAAACTGTCTGAGAAGGCAGAAAAGGTGCTTCTTGTTGAAAAAGTGCCGGAAAAACTTGCTCGTTTCAAAAGAGAACCATTCGAGATAGTCGATATCGAAACGGCAAAACTTTCTGACTACATCGTACTTGCTGTGAAACCACAGGACGCCTCAAGCATCCTGGAGAAACTGAAAGGATACAGCGGTGTTCTCATATCCATAGTTGCCGGGTTGAAGATATCAACGATAGAAGAATACGGCATCCTGAAGGTGGCGCGTGTCATGCCAAATGTCGGTGTGAGGGTGAAAGAAGGTGTTCTTGCCGTCAGTTACAGTGAAAAAGTCCGTTCCGAAGAAAAAGAAGGTGTGAAATCACTTCTTGAAAGCCTCGGTCTTGTTGTGGAAATAGAGGAGAAACACTTTCCTGCGATAACTGCCCTCACAGGAAGTGGACCGGCCTTTGTCTTTGTAATGACAGAGGCTTTCCTCGATGCCGCATTGAAGATGGGGCTTTCCTTTGAGGTGGCCAGGGATCTTGTGTACAAACTCTTTGAAGGCTCTGCAAGACTTCTTTTTGAGACAAAAGAACATCCTGCCGTCTGGAAACACAGGGTCACCTCACCGGCAGGAACCACCATCGAAGGGATAGTTGCAATGGAAAAATCTGCCGTGAGAGGTGGGATCATAGAATCTCTACTTGCATCTCATAGAAAAGCTCTAGAACTGGAGGGAAAATGA
- a CDS encoding GNAT family N-acetyltransferase: MFPKRVLLKDGSSLMIREANIWDAKRIVEYMKEVTSETDFLITRPDEVYDVSTERSYIKMYRNDPRKLMLLGEINREIVSMLTFTGFGRKRTRHVGELGISVKRRYWGLGIGTAMMTCAIEWAKENGFKRIQLEVLKSNERAIGLYRKLGFEVEGVKKKAVRKDDGSYEDVLIMALLFD; the protein is encoded by the coding sequence GTGTTTCCAAAAAGGGTTCTACTCAAAGACGGATCCTCTCTCATGATACGTGAAGCAAACATCTGGGACGCAAAAAGGATCGTTGAATACATGAAAGAGGTCACCTCTGAGACGGACTTTCTCATAACAAGGCCGGATGAGGTGTACGACGTTTCTACCGAGAGAAGTTACATAAAAATGTACAGAAACGATCCCAGAAAACTCATGCTCTTAGGGGAGATCAACAGAGAGATCGTTTCCATGCTGACCTTCACGGGATTTGGTAGAAAAAGAACAAGGCACGTTGGTGAACTCGGAATAAGCGTCAAAAGAAGGTACTGGGGCCTTGGTATAGGAACGGCAATGATGACATGCGCTATCGAATGGGCAAAGGAGAACGGTTTCAAGAGGATTCAGCTGGAGGTTTTGAAATCAAACGAAAGAGCGATAGGCCTCTACAGAAAACTCGGTTTCGAGGTGGAAGGTGTGAAGAAAAAAGCCGTCAGAAAAGACGACGGCTCCTATGAAGATGTACTCATCATGGCACTTCTTTTCGATTAA